The genome window GATCTGTGTGGCCTGCATGGCCATGGTGATGATCATGGCTATGGTCATGCCCACAAGTGCTGTGATCATGGTCATGGGAGTGATCGTGCCCACAATCAGCATGATCGTGATCATCTTGCTCTAAGAAATGAGGGTCGATATCAAGCTTGGCATTCAGGTTGAAACCTTTGAGATCCAATACAGCATTCAAAGGCACTACACCTTTTGAAATTGCGCTAATTGGCGCTCTTGGATTCATGTGCATTAAGCGGCCGCGGAGTGCCTCAACTTCAGCAGACGTCACCAAGTCAGTCTTGGTAATAAAGATTTGGTCCGCAAAGCCGACTTGGCGCTGAGCTTCTTCATGCTCAGTCAGTTGTTGTTGGCCATGCTTAGCATCTACCAATGTGACTACTGCATCTAATACATAGTGGTCTGCAACATCATCATCCATAAAGAAGGTTTGCGCTACTGGGCCTGGATTGGCAACGCCAGTAGTTTCAATGACGACACGGTCAAAGCTAATATTCTTATCTTTGCGCTGTTCCCATAACTCGTTCAAAGCTTCAACAAGATCACCACGGATCGTGCAACAAATGCAACCATTGCTCATTTGCACAATATTTTCTTCGTGATCCTGAACCAAAATATCGTTGTCAATATTCTCTTCACCAAACTCATTCTCAATCACAGCAATTTTTTTACCGTGATCTTCAGTGAGAATGTGCTTTAACAAAGTGGTTTTGCCGCTGCCTAAAAAGCCCGTCAATATGGTTACCGGAATTAATGCCATGAATGATCCAATCACAATCTAGAGTCTTGCGTTCCCCAACTGGGAAACCCACTATCTTACCGAGTTCCTTAGCCTTTGCCAGCCTTTGCGCGCGGATGCGCTTTATCGTATGCCTGAGCAAGGTGCTGGAAATCCAAGGAGGTATAAATCTGAGTACTGGCAATGCTGGCATGCCCCAACATCTCTTGCACAGCGCGCAAATCCTGTGAGGATTGCAAAACGTGGCTGGCGAAGCTGTGGCGCATCATGTGCGGATGCACATGCGTAGGTAGACCAGCGCGGATTGCTAAAGAGCGTAGGCGAGCCTGCACAGTGCGCGGTGATAAACGCTTACCAGTGGCAGATAAAAATAATGCGATCGATTCTTCGACATAGGAACCCGCATCACGAATCTCCCGCCAAGTAAGCAAGGACTTCATTGCTGGCGAGCCGACAGGTACGGAGCGCCTCTTTCCACCCTTACCCAACACTGTGACTTCAGCCGCATCCCAATCTAGCCAACCGGCAGACTCATGCTGACGGTCTTTGCTCTGCATGACATCGATGCCCAACAGTTCAGATAGTCGCAACCCCGAGGAATACAGTAAATCAATAATCGCTGCATCGCGAATCGATTCAAAATCCTTTTTCTCCTGCGCCTCTTTGACCGCTTGATTTACTAAAGCCAGGGCTTGCTCAACCGACAAAGCTTTGGGCAAAGACTTTAGGCGCTTAGGGGCCTTCACGTCATCAACTGGATTGGCTATTAAATTACTGGTTACCTTGCCAGCGCGTGCATCACGACGGGCATCCTTTTCAGTGAGCCAGTCATACCAACCACGCCATGCTGAAAGAGCTCTTGCAATACTTCTAGAAGATTTTTCTTTAGAGTGTAGGCGGCCCGCCCAGCGTCGAACATGCGCATTACTGACCTTTAATAAATCAACTGAATCCTCAAGGGCAAAATTTTGGAGGTCACTCAAATCCATGCCATACGCCTTAAGGGTATGTTGAGAGAGCTGTCGCAACACATGCAGCTCATGCAAATACTCTTGCATGAGTGGATGAAGTTCAGTCGGCTTTAGCTTCATAAGCTTGGATACGATCCAAAGCTGCGGCAGTCAGTTCTGCAATTTGACGCAAATAGAAAGCGCCCATGTCTGCAGTAAAGCGGGTTTCGTCTTTGCTGGCTAGCAGAAGTACCGCCGGTGACTGATTAACACCAACACTCTTACCCAGCGGCAAACCAATAGCCACCATGCTTTGCCACTCTGGGTCAATCTTAGTTTGACTTGCCAGCAAATCAACGCTTGCTGCAGCCAACTCTTTTGCAGAACCGCATAAAGGAGTATCAATCCAAGGACCAAACGCAGAATTGGGTGAAAGTAGTTGCGCTGATTCGACTTCAAACACTTCAGCCAAACCTGAAGTAATGGCGGCCTCAACATCCGCCTTATTGTTGGCTTTCATCAAACGCAACAGCCAAGCTACTAAGCTTTGCTGAGTTTTATCGTTGCGACTACCGAAGTGCAACATCTCACTCAAACGACGATTGAGCTCTTGATTTTGAGTGCGCAGCAGGGTCATCTGACGCTCTTGCAAAGAGATCGCGCGATCTTCATGAGGATGCTTAATCCGAATCTCATTAAAGAGATTGGCATAACGCTCAAAGAAGCCTGGGGTTGCACGCAACCATTCAGCAACCAATTCTTCTTGCTCTGCCTGCTTTGGATCTATTGCACTCATTAATTTCTTTCTTAACTTAATTTCTTGCGTAACAGCTCGTTCACTTGCCCAGGATTAGCTTTGCCCTGAGAGGCTTTCATAATCTGACCCACCAAAGCATTGAAAGCTTTCTCTTTGCCAGAGTGAAACTCCTCTACCGACTTCTGATTGGCCGCCAGCACTTGATCAATGATGGCCTCCAATGCGCCGCTATCACTAATCTGTTTTAAGCCTTTAGCTTCAATGATCTGATCAACTGTGCTGATGGCTTTTCCAGCGACAGCCTCTTCCCAAAGAATGGCAAAGATATCTTTAGCAATCTTGTTAGAGATTGTGCCGTCGGCTACACGAGTCAGTAATGGCGCTAAATGCCCTGCCTTCAAAGGGGCATTCGCAGTATCGATGCCTGCGCGGTTGAGAGAAGAAGCAAACTCACCGGCAATTAAATTGGCTGCTGCTTTTGCCAATTGTTTGCCAACGATGGCTAATAACTCTTCAAACACTTTTGCAGTGTCGCGATCTTGAGTGAGTAACTGCGCATCATAAGCACTCAGACCATAATCTCTTTGCCATTGCTCGCGCAACTGGGCAGGTAGAGCTGGCATGCTGCCACGCACCTGAGCAATCCAAGCATCATCAATGACTACTGGCAATAGATCTGGATCTGGGAAATAGCGATAGTCGTTCGCATCTTCTTTACTGCGCATGCTGCGCGTTTCACCACGGTCGGGA of Polynucleobacter sp. AP-Titi-500A-B4 contains these proteins:
- a CDS encoding GTP-binding protein → MALIPVTILTGFLGSGKTTLLKHILTEDHGKKIAVIENEFGEENIDNDILVQDHEENIVQMSNGCICCTIRGDLVEALNELWEQRKDKNISFDRVVIETTGVANPGPVAQTFFMDDDVADHYVLDAVVTLVDAKHGQQQLTEHEEAQRQVGFADQIFITKTDLVTSAEVEALRGRLMHMNPRAPISAISKGVVPLNAVLDLKGFNLNAKLDIDPHFLEQDDHDHADCGHDHSHDHDHSTCGHDHSHDHHHGHAGHTDRIQSFVFRSDKPFDHQKLEDFLGGILEVFGEKMLRYKGVLYVKGSNRKVVFQGVHQMMGSDLAGPWGAEPKQTRMVFIGIDLPKDTLLAGLEGCLV
- a CDS encoding tyrosine recombinase XerC codes for the protein MKLKPTELHPLMQEYLHELHVLRQLSQHTLKAYGMDLSDLQNFALEDSVDLLKVSNAHVRRWAGRLHSKEKSSRSIARALSAWRGWYDWLTEKDARRDARAGKVTSNLIANPVDDVKAPKRLKSLPKALSVEQALALVNQAVKEAQEKKDFESIRDAAIIDLLYSSGLRLSELLGIDVMQSKDRQHESAGWLDWDAAEVTVLGKGGKRRSVPVGSPAMKSLLTWREIRDAGSYVEESIALFLSATGKRLSPRTVQARLRSLAIRAGLPTHVHPHMMRHSFASHVLQSSQDLRAVQEMLGHASIASTQIYTSLDFQHLAQAYDKAHPRAKAGKG
- a CDS encoding DUF484 family protein, whose amino-acid sequence is MSAIDPKQAEQEELVAEWLRATPGFFERYANLFNEIRIKHPHEDRAISLQERQMTLLRTQNQELNRRLSEMLHFGSRNDKTQQSLVAWLLRLMKANNKADVEAAITSGLAEVFEVESAQLLSPNSAFGPWIDTPLCGSAKELAAASVDLLASQTKIDPEWQSMVAIGLPLGKSVGVNQSPAVLLLASKDETRFTADMGAFYLRQIAELTAAALDRIQAYEAKAD